The Xiphophorus hellerii strain 12219 chromosome 5, Xiphophorus_hellerii-4.1, whole genome shotgun sequence genome window below encodes:
- the c5h22orf23 gene encoding UPF0193 protein EVG1 → MENIFIGAGGGGLWNNPRQPRYNKEAEELRNLRKEEADLIYIKREESIRPAKSLSTSASEKSTASKSTYQCEPRRTLKRNAEACRAGKSYEREMFHPGPYRDMEDEKRRLQNFMATGRCEDPGMSIKKAERRKPEESQKPDPYEEVLNEIEERKQFLEDMEALGQNQHSFVVNSQISQKLNELEALEKDRSSKQNAGK, encoded by the exons atGGAGAACATCTTCATAggtgcaggaggaggaggactgtGGAATAACCCCAGACAACCACGGTACAACAAGGAGGCCGAGGAATTGAGGAATT TGAGAAAAGAAGAGGCGGACCTTATATACATCAAGAGAGAAGAGAGCATCAGACCAGCAAAGT CTTTGTCGACTTCTGCTTCAGAAAAATCTACCGCAAGTAAATCTACCTATCAGTGCGAGCCTAGACGGACTCTGAAACGCAATGCTGAAGCTTGTCGAGCTGGGAAGAGCTACGAGAGGGAAATGTTTCACCCTGGTCCCTATC GAGATATGGAGGATGAGAAGAGGAGGCTTCAGAATTTCATGGCAACAGGAAGATGTGAAGACCCTggaatgtcaataaaaaaagcTGAACGTCGCAAACCGGAGGAATCACAGAAGCCCGACCCCTATGAGGAAG ttttaaatgaaatagaaGAAAGGAAACAGTTTCTAGAAGATATGGAAGCTTTGGGCCAGAACCAGCACTCCTTCGTTGTCAATTCTCAGATATCACAG AAGCTTAATGAGCTGGAGGCTTTGGAAAAGGATCGCAGTTCCAAGCAGAACGCAGGCAAGTGA